In one window of Nodosilinea sp. PGN35 DNA:
- a CDS encoding response regulator — MQSESPVNILLVDDQPENLVALEAILGDLGANLVKSTSGEEALRCLLQDDFAVILLDVQMPQMDGFEVATLIRHRQRSRDTPIIFLTAFSSNEQFMFKGYALGAVDYLIKPIAPNILLSKVAIFIELFKKSEALRQKTEMLQQQTQALQQQAAQLEAINTELQTSEERFRLLSACSPLGVFVTDTEGYCVYTNPRFQSICCGSAETQPQQSWLVSVHPDDLAVAHSTWAAYLEDGQDYSQEFRFQSEETAHRWVSIRSARLVSEQKQFLGYVGTVEDITERKLAEAASAQVIREQAARQEAETANRMKDEFIAVLSHELRTPLNSILGWSHLLRSRNLDPQKIDYAISTIERNAITQKQLIEDILDVSQIVRGKLQLHCQPLDLAAIAQTALETVRPSAEAKAIALVDNLQDTARLEIVGDALRLQQVVWNLLTNAIKFTPQQGRVDLHLTVVADLAHAPVSPPPPYAPGYAQLQIRDTGMGIAADFLPHIFDRFRQADSSTTRAQGGLGLGLAIVYHLVEQHQGYVWADSPGPNQGTTFTVALPLVPVTAAAAPSSSLRDNPVGVAPRALADMSILIVEDDTDTREYLAFLLQSQGAIVTTAATAEEGLELLGATQPALLLCDISMPDMDGYTLIQKIRAELPAPQAQIPAIAITAHARLSDQTEALANGFQQHLPKPVEPEVLLQTVLRVTGTTA; from the coding sequence ATGCAGAGCGAATCTCCGGTAAATATTTTGCTGGTGGACGACCAGCCCGAAAACCTGGTAGCCCTGGAGGCCATTCTGGGAGATTTAGGAGCCAACCTGGTGAAGTCAACGTCGGGGGAAGAGGCTCTGCGCTGCCTGCTTCAAGACGATTTTGCGGTAATTTTGCTGGATGTGCAAATGCCTCAAATGGATGGCTTTGAGGTGGCCACGCTGATTCGCCATCGCCAGCGATCGCGGGACACGCCGATCATTTTTCTCACCGCTTTTAGCAGCAACGAACAGTTTATGTTTAAGGGCTATGCCCTGGGGGCCGTCGATTATTTAATCAAGCCCATCGCCCCCAACATTTTGCTGTCAAAGGTGGCTATTTTTATTGAGCTGTTTAAGAAGAGCGAGGCGCTGCGCCAAAAGACCGAAATGTTGCAGCAGCAGACCCAGGCCCTGCAGCAGCAGGCCGCTCAGCTAGAGGCCATCAACACCGAACTGCAGACGAGTGAAGAGCGCTTTCGGCTGCTGAGTGCCTGTTCTCCCCTGGGGGTCTTTGTCACCGATACCGAGGGCTACTGCGTCTATACCAACCCCCGGTTTCAGAGTATTTGCTGTGGCTCCGCCGAGACCCAGCCCCAGCAGAGCTGGCTGGTTTCGGTACACCCCGATGACCTGGCCGTCGCCCACTCCACCTGGGCCGCCTACCTCGAAGACGGGCAGGACTATTCCCAGGAATTTCGGTTTCAGTCGGAGGAAACAGCCCATCGCTGGGTCTCCATTCGCTCGGCGCGGCTGGTGTCGGAGCAGAAACAGTTTCTCGGCTACGTGGGCACCGTCGAAGACATCACCGAGCGCAAGCTGGCCGAGGCCGCCAGCGCCCAGGTGATTCGCGAGCAGGCGGCCCGCCAGGAGGCCGAGACCGCCAACCGCATGAAGGACGAATTTATCGCGGTGCTCTCCCACGAGCTGCGCACGCCGCTAAATTCGATTCTGGGCTGGTCGCACCTGCTGCGATCGCGCAATTTAGACCCGCAAAAAATCGACTACGCCATCAGCACCATTGAGCGCAACGCCATCACCCAAAAACAGCTGATCGAGGACATTCTCGACGTGTCGCAAATTGTGCGGGGCAAGCTCCAGCTGCACTGTCAGCCGTTAGATCTGGCGGCGATCGCCCAAACCGCCCTCGAAACCGTGCGGCCCTCGGCGGAGGCCAAGGCGATCGCCCTGGTCGATAACCTCCAGGACACCGCCCGCCTCGAGATCGTAGGCGACGCCCTGCGTCTCCAGCAGGTGGTGTGGAACCTGCTCACCAACGCGATTAAATTTACCCCCCAGCAGGGGCGAGTAGACCTGCACCTTACGGTGGTGGCCGATTTGGCCCACGCGCCCGTGTCGCCCCCGCCCCCCTACGCCCCCGGCTATGCCCAGCTGCAAATTCGCGACACGGGCATGGGCATCGCCGCCGACTTTTTGCCCCACATTTTCGATCGCTTTCGTCAGGCCGACAGCAGCACCACCCGTGCCCAGGGGGGCCTGGGTCTGGGTCTGGCGATCGTCTATCACCTAGTCGAACAGCACCAGGGCTACGTTTGGGCCGACAGCCCCGGCCCCAACCAGGGCACCACCTTTACCGTGGCGCTGCCCCTGGTACCCGTAACCGCCGCCGCCGCTCCCTCCTCCTCCCTGAGGGATAACCCCGTCGGTGTCGCCCCGCGCGCCCTGGCGGATATGAGCATTTTGATTGTCGAAGATGACACCGACACCCGCGAATATCTGGCTTTTCTGCTCCAGTCCCAGGGGGCGATCGTAACCACGGCGGCCACCGCCGAGGAGGGGTTAGAGCTGCTCGGCGCGACCCAGCCCGCCCTGCTGCTGTGCGATATCAGCATGCCCGACATGGATGGCTACACCCTGATTCAAAAAATTAGAGCAGAGCTGCCTGCGCCTCAGGCGCAGATTCCGGCGATCGCCATCACCGCCCACGCCCGCCTGTCTGACCAGACCGAGGCCCTGGCCAACGGGTTTCAGCAGCACCTGCCCAAGCCGGTGGAGCCAGAGGTGCTCCTGCAGACGGTTCTCCGGGTCACCGGGACTACCGCCTAA
- a CDS encoding metal-binding protein, with the protein MSSGRTHDRITLWALPLVVLVAFRLTLSGWLTTVVCLGFLLGGWMLGPDLDIHSVQYKRWGWLRWIWLPYRGSMRHRSPWSHGPIVGTAVRVLYVSLWLGLGGIVVVDLLNSTQRTALTWGELVDGLGWALLTYWPWWLALVAGLELGALSHYVTDWLSSASKGKGRRPKKRRR; encoded by the coding sequence ATGTCCTCAGGCCGCACCCACGATCGCATTACCCTCTGGGCCCTACCCCTGGTGGTGCTGGTCGCCTTTCGCCTCACCCTCAGCGGCTGGTTGACCACGGTGGTCTGCCTGGGTTTTTTGCTGGGCGGCTGGATGCTCGGCCCCGACCTCGACATTCACTCGGTGCAGTACAAGCGCTGGGGCTGGCTCAGGTGGATCTGGCTGCCCTACCGGGGCAGCATGCGCCACCGATCGCCCTGGTCCCACGGGCCAATTGTGGGCACCGCAGTCAGAGTTCTGTACGTATCGCTCTGGCTGGGCCTGGGGGGTATAGTCGTCGTCGATCTGCTCAACAGCACCCAGCGCACCGCCCTCACCTGGGGAGAACTGGTGGATGGACTAGGCTGGGCGCTGCTCACCTACTGGCCCTGGTGGCTGGCCCTGGTGGCTGGCCTCGAACTCGGTGCCCTCAGCCACTACGTTACCGACTGGCTATCCTCGGCCTCTAAGGGCAAGGGACGGCGGCCGAAAAAGCGGCGGCGGTAA
- a CDS encoding chemotaxis protein CheB — MAYELIVMGTSLGGLSALKILLGALPKEFPAAIAVVQHRHRESDPSLGTFLQQFTVLPVHEVEDKERIQPGHVYLAPADYHLLVEYGYFSLSVDEPVSYARPSIDVLLESAADVYSDRVIGVILTGANQDGVQGLTTLQRRGGVAIVQDPATAESPVLPKAAIAAAAADWVLPLGDIAPRLIHLCAATGG, encoded by the coding sequence GTGGCCTATGAATTAATTGTTATGGGCACTTCCCTGGGCGGATTGTCGGCCTTAAAAATTTTGCTTGGCGCTCTGCCCAAAGAATTTCCGGCGGCGATCGCCGTCGTCCAGCATCGCCATCGGGAGTCTGACCCAAGTTTGGGCACCTTTTTGCAACAGTTTACGGTTCTACCCGTGCACGAAGTCGAGGACAAAGAACGCATTCAGCCAGGGCATGTTTATCTTGCCCCCGCCGACTATCATTTACTGGTAGAATACGGGTATTTTTCGCTGTCTGTTGATGAACCTGTTTCCTATGCTCGCCCCTCCATTGATGTGCTGTTAGAATCCGCCGCCGATGTTTACAGCGATCGCGTGATTGGCGTCATTTTGACTGGAGCTAACCAGGACGGCGTGCAGGGGTTAACGACTCTCCAGAGGCGGGGGGGAGTCGCCATTGTGCAAGATCCGGCTACGGCGGAAAGCCCGGTACTGCCCAAGGCGGCGATCGCCGCCGCCGCCGCCGACTGGGTGCTGCCCCTGGGGGATATTGCGCCGCGATTAATTCACCTCTGCGCCGCGACGGGAGGTTAA
- a CDS encoding protein-glutamate O-methyltransferase CheR, whose protein sequence is MKPDDVDIHLLVEGLYRRYGYDFRNYAPASLKRRIQSFLRTERVASVAQLQALVLRDRACAERLLLGLTVNTTAMFRDPTFYMAFRQQVVPLLRTYPFFRIWHAGCSTGQEVYSMAILLQEEGLYPRCRIYATDANDRVLQIARQGIYPYKQMQDYTQLYLKAGGQRTFSEYYTANYNHAILRPALRERIVFGEHNLVTDGSFNEFNVILCRNVLIYFNQALQNQVHELFYNSLCKFGILALGKQETIRFTKYESAYDDLVRPEKIYRRRN, encoded by the coding sequence TTGAAACCAGACGATGTCGATATTCATTTGCTAGTTGAAGGGCTATATCGTCGGTATGGCTACGATTTTCGCAACTATGCCCCGGCCTCCCTCAAGCGGCGCATTCAAAGCTTTTTGAGAACTGAAAGGGTGGCCTCGGTAGCTCAGCTGCAAGCACTGGTGTTGCGCGATCGCGCCTGCGCCGAGCGCCTGCTGCTGGGGCTCACGGTCAACACCACCGCCATGTTCCGAGATCCCACCTTCTACATGGCCTTCCGCCAGCAGGTGGTGCCCCTGCTGCGCACTTATCCCTTCTTTCGCATCTGGCATGCGGGCTGCTCCACCGGGCAGGAGGTCTACTCCATGGCCATTCTGCTGCAAGAGGAAGGGCTCTACCCCCGCTGTCGCATCTATGCCACCGACGCCAACGACCGGGTGCTGCAAATCGCCCGTCAGGGAATTTATCCCTACAAGCAAATGCAGGACTACACCCAGCTGTATCTAAAGGCCGGCGGACAGCGCACCTTTTCGGAATACTACACGGCCAACTACAACCACGCTATTTTGCGGCCCGCCCTGCGGGAACGGATTGTGTTTGGCGAGCACAACCTGGTGACCGACGGCTCGTTTAATGAATTCAACGTAATTCTCTGTCGCAACGTGCTGATCTACTTTAACCAAGCGCTGCAAAATCAGGTGCATGAGCTGTTTTATAACAGCCTGTGTAAGTTTGGCATTCTCGCCCTGGGCAAGCAAGAAACCATCCGCTTTACAAAATATGAGAGCGCCTACGATGATTTAGTCAGACCCGAAAAGATTTATAGGAGACGCAATTAG